DNA from Salinispora arenicola:
ACCGTGTCCCGCCTGATCGCCACCGCTACCCTCGTTGTCGTCGGCCTGGCCGCCGCACCTGCGGCCGCCCACGGCGCCGACCAATCCACCGAGCCCGCCACCCAGGTGAACGCCTTCTGGTCCTGCTCGGTGCCGTCCGGATACACCTACACGGCGGTACGGCGACAGCTCAACGTCTGCAACCCCGGCGGCTTCGCCAACTCCTACTATGTCGTCGCTCCCAGCAACGGGATCTGGGCCTGTACCGTGCCGTCCGGATACACCTACACGGCGGCACGGCGACAGCTCAACGTCTGCAACCCCAGCGGCTTCGCCAACTCCTACTACCTGCGGGTACCCCAGGCCGGGATCTGGGCCTGCACCGTCCCACCCGGCTTCTCGTACTCCGCCGTACGGCGACAGCTCAACGTCTGCAACCCCAGCGGCTTCGCCAACTCCTACCTACTGGTCGGCTAACCATCGCCAGGCCGGACGACGGCACCCGACCCGGCGGGAGCTGGGCAGCACCAACCACCAGTGGTGGTGGTGGTGGTGTCGCCCCGCCCACCGCCAGCGCAACACCACCAGGCTCCAACCCGAACTGACGACCTACCGCTTCCGGCTATGGCACCAGGGGTGTGCGGGTGACGCGAGGCCACCCGCACACTCCAGCCGCATGTGGTGACGGTGGCTGGCCCCTGGTGCACGCGAGCCGCGGTTGGGCCAGCGGCCCGGGCCCGGACGCTGTGAACAATGTAACCATGATGGCCTGGACGACGGTAAATCTTGTTAGGATTCCGCATTTCTTCATGTCACCACCTTGAAGAAGGGATCCGCCGAAAAATGAATGACGTGGACACCGCGCGCTATCCACTGGCCGACCCGGGAAGCGATGCATGGGAACGCGTCGTTTCCCGAACACGCGCCGAACTGCGCGACCACGGTTGCAGCGTGCTACCGGAGTTCATTCGGCCGAGCAGCTGGGAGACGCTGCGACGGGAAGGGGCCGAACTCGCCCCCCGGGCCTACTACGACGTTGAGGAAACCAACGTCTACAACACACACGTCGATGACGACCTGCCCGCCGACCACCCGGGCCGGATCATCATGCAGCGCGGCAACGCCTTCGTTCCCCGGGACCGGATCCCCACCGGCAGCGTCATCCACCGGCTCTACCGCGACCCGTCGTTCGTACGCTTCGTCGCCGCCTGCTTCGAACTCCCGGCGCTACACGAGCTCGCCGACCCACTGTCCGGCCTGGTGCTCAACGTCGTGCGGCCCGGCATGGACCACCCGTGGCACTTCGACATCAACGAGTTCACCGTCAGCCTGCTGACACAGGTACCGGAAGAGGGCGGTGTCTTCGAGTACTGCCCGAACATCCGTTCGGCCGACGCGGAGAACTTCGACGCCGTCCGATCGGTGCTCACCGGTGCCGACCGCTCGCCGGTGCGGGCCCAGACCCTACGCCCCGGCGACCTTCAGCTGTTTCGAGGACGGTACGCGCTACACCGGGTGAGCGCGGTACACGGGGCCACCGACCGACACACCGCGATCTTCGCCTACTCCGAACGCCCCGGGGTGATGGGCAGCGTCACCCGCACGCGGCAGCTGTTCGGACGGGTCCTGCCCACGCACCGTGACGCCGAGCGCGATGCCGTTCGCGTCGACCAGCTGCTGGACTAGCCTCCGCGAGGACCGCCCCGTCGTTTCGACCGGACGGGGGACCTTTCGACGGCATAACCTTTGACCCTGACCGGTCCTTGGCCAGCAGGCCGCCCGATGTGCAGTGAATTCCAGGAGGCCGAGTGAAAACGTTCGACAACGAGGACAAGCTGCCCCCGGTGCCGTTGCCCGCGCTGGAGGACACGTGCGCCCGGTTCCTCGAGTGGTCCAGGCCGCTACTGACGGAGCAGGAGTTCGCCGAGACCGAGGCCGCAGTGCAGGAGTTCGGGCAGGCCGACGGTCCGGGGCCGAAGCTGCACGCCGACCTGGTGCGGTACAACGCCGATCCCACCACCCACAGCTGGTTGGATACCTTCTGGCCGGCACGCTACCTCGGTAGGCGAGACCGGATCGCGTTGAACGCCAACTTCTTCTTCCTGTTCCGCGACACTCCGTTGCGCGGGTTCGCCGACCCACAGGTGGAACGCGCGGCGCGACTCATCACCGCCGCCGTCAACTACAAGACCCGACTGGACGAGGAACGCCTCCCGGCGGCGGTGACGCGCGGCAGGCCACTGTCGATGGAGCAGAACAAGTTTCTGTTCTCCACCACCCGTATCCCGGGGCCCGTGCAGGACACAGTCCGGGCGCCGTACAGCGACGAGATGCCCGGCCCGTCGACAGCGCGACACGTCGTGGTGTTCCACCATGGCAACGCGTTCCGAATGGACGTTATCGGTCCGGGTGGGCATCCGTACTCCCTCGACGATGTGATCGCCGGCCTGCGTCAGGTACACAAGGCCGGTCTCGCGCAGCCGGCGACGGCGGCGGGTCACCTCACCACCATGGCCCGAGCCGAGTGGGCGGCGACCAGGCAACGGTTGCTGGCGCTGAATCCCGGCAACGCCGCAGCGCTGGACACCATCGAGACGGCGTTGTTCTGCGTGTGCCTGGAGGACCTGACGCCGGCCGACGACCTGGCGGCCTGCGACCAGTTGCTCCACGGTGACAGTGGCAACCGGTGGTTCGACAAGGCGGTGTCGCTCATCGTGTTCGCTGACGGCACGGCCGGCATCAACGTGGAACACTGCGAGCTGGACGGCACCACCATCCTCAGCTTCGTCGATACGGTGCTCACCGGGTCGCCGGAGGAGCACGCCGCGCAGTCGGGCGCGGTGACGCAGGGGGTACCGGCAATCGAGCCGGTCACATTCGTCCTCGATGACAGCCTGCGAGCCGACATCGCCGCTGCGGCACGGTCGTTCGCCCAATTCGGCGCGGACACCGCCACCGTGACACTGTCCGTCGACGAGTTCGGGGTGGACGAGGTCAAGCGGCTGCGGATGTCCCCGGACGCGTTCGCGCAGATGGCATACCAGCTCGCGCACAGGCGGGCCAAGGGCTTCATCGGCGCCACGTACGAGTCCATCGCCACTCGGCAGTACCTGCGGGGGCGTACCGAGGCGATGCGTGTCGTCACGCCAGAGGTGCTGCGGTTCGTATCTGTCATGGACGACGTCACCGCGTCGCCCGAGCAGCGGCGGGCAGCGTTCCGCGCCGCGGCTGACAAACATGTCGAACGGGCGAAGCAGTGCCAGGCCGGTGCGGCGCCGGAGCAGCACCTGTGGGAGCTACAGCTGATCCAGAAACGACACGGGGCAGCACTGGGCGTGCCGGAGGAGCCCCGGCTGTACGAGACGCCGGGGTGGCTCACGATGCGGGATGACTACCTGAGCACCAGTTCAGCGCCGTCGACCAGCATCCGTTACTTCGGTTTCGGCGCCACCAGTAGTCGCTGCATCGGAATCGCCTACGTGCTGTTACCGGACCGGTTCAACCTGTAT
Protein-coding regions in this window:
- a CDS encoding HalD/BesD family halogenase, yielding MNDVDTARYPLADPGSDAWERVVSRTRAELRDHGCSVLPEFIRPSSWETLRREGAELAPRAYYDVEETNVYNTHVDDDLPADHPGRIIMQRGNAFVPRDRIPTGSVIHRLYRDPSFVRFVAACFELPALHELADPLSGLVLNVVRPGMDHPWHFDINEFTVSLLTQVPEEGGVFEYCPNIRSADAENFDAVRSVLTGADRSPVRAQTLRPGDLQLFRGRYALHRVSAVHGATDRHTAIFAYSERPGVMGSVTRTRQLFGRVLPTHRDAERDAVRVDQLLD
- a CDS encoding choline/carnitine O-acyltransferase; translated protein: MKTFDNEDKLPPVPLPALEDTCARFLEWSRPLLTEQEFAETEAAVQEFGQADGPGPKLHADLVRYNADPTTHSWLDTFWPARYLGRRDRIALNANFFFLFRDTPLRGFADPQVERAARLITAAVNYKTRLDEERLPAAVTRGRPLSMEQNKFLFSTTRIPGPVQDTVRAPYSDEMPGPSTARHVVVFHHGNAFRMDVIGPGGHPYSLDDVIAGLRQVHKAGLAQPATAAGHLTTMARAEWAATRQRLLALNPGNAAALDTIETALFCVCLEDLTPADDLAACDQLLHGDSGNRWFDKAVSLIVFADGTAGINVEHCELDGTTILSFVDTVLTGSPEEHAAQSGAVTQGVPAIEPVTFVLDDSLRADIAAAARSFAQFGADTATVTLSVDEFGVDEVKRLRMSPDAFAQMAYQLAHRRAKGFIGATYESIATRQYLRGRTEAMRVVTPEVLRFVSVMDDVTASPEQRRAAFRAAADKHVERAKQCQAGAAPEQHLWELQLIQKRHGAALGVPEEPRLYETPGWLTMRDDYLSTSSAPSTSIRYFGFGATSSRCIGIAYVLLPDRFNLYLSTPRPVAGLMHTFAEQLRAALRELRDLLEER